The Bifidobacterium sp. WK012_4_13 genome contains the following window.
ATTCGTAAGGCTTCGGGAAGCGCAAGGCGGCGTCTCAGGCCTCACCTATATGGGAAAGACATTCAGCATTTCCAATAGCGGGTCAGAGATCACGCTCAGCGGCGACGTCACGTCGATACCCGGAACATGCACGCAATATGGGCAGACCGTTGCCGTTTCATACCCGATATCCTTCACCTGCGGCACGATCGCGCTGTCGGGCACAAGCGTCGAGGCTGGAAAGTCGCTTGTGGTTACGGGCGCTCGCTACACACCATCCACCGTTGCCGACCTGTATCTTGGGGATCTCAGGATTGCAAGCGCGACAGTGGACAAGAATGGGGCTGTGCGCTTCAATGCGGTCATTCCGTCTGATACGGCGACGGGCAGGCATACCCTCAGAATTCAAAACGGAGACATCACGGCTCAGGCACAGTTCGACGTCACTGCCTCCCGACCAGGGTCCGGAGGCGGCAATTCCGGTGGCGGAACATCCAACGGTGGCAAGACCAATGCCGCCGGAGGCAAGGTCTCTGAGCCGAAGGCCGGCCAGGCCACAGATGCGTCCGCAGGTGCTTCGGTGCATACCGGAGGCAGCGCCGTGTCCCCGATGCTGTGGATGCTCGGCATTGCCCTCTCCATCATCGGTGCAGGAGGAACCATTGCAATGCGGCAGTATCGCATGGCGATCAAGTAACCGTCGCTCGTTTCTCTGAACGCATATAAAGCTTCTGGGAACAGGATTTCCGTGAACAAACATTGTGGCCTCCACGCACTGTGGAGGCCACAATCGTTGTGTTATGGCGCTCTCTGGTGTCTGTGACGGCATCATCGGAGGATCGGCGGGGGAACACGCCGAACATGCATGTTGCAAGTCGCATTCAGAAGTATAGACTTGTGAGGCATTGGTGGATTGAGGCTTGACATAGGGGGAACGGAGCGGACCTGTCTGCATGGGCGGTCCGTGCTGTCGTGTGCCAGGGCTTCTGCAGCTAAGTAACTCATCGTGCCGGCCATTGAAGTTTGGTCGATGATAGGCCAAAAAGAGAACAATCACAGAATCAAGGGTTTGAGGGGTCATCTACCTCATGTATGTCAACACTAACAATAATACTGACGCGAATAACTATCGCTGGATCATGCCGTATTGCCGACCGGATCTGCCACGAGTGGCCGCTGCGGCGGTGCTGTTCATCGTCGACAAGATCATGGTGATGATGGTTCCGATCATCGCGGGAATGATCGTCGACCAGGTGATCGTCGACCATCATCAGGACCGTCTGGTGAGACTGTGTCTTTTCATGATCGGTGTGACCGCAATTCGCGTCTGCGCCCGCTACGGATACCAGATGATCATGGAAAGATTCGGACAGAATTCCATTTTCCGGCTTGTCAGCGATGAATATGAGAAGCTCCATGGCTTGGATTTTCCTTATTTCAATCACACGCGCACCGGCGACATCATGAGCCGCATGACATCGGATACCGATGCGATCCGTCACTTCCTCTCATGGGTGCTATACAACGCGACTGACTGCATCTTTCTCTTCGTGGGATCGCTGATCATGATGTTCACGATTGACTGGAGGCTCGCGCTCGCGCTCGCATGCGTGACACCGTTCCTCTACTTCTTCACCAGGGGGCTTTCGCGGCATGCCCACCCCCTGTTCTTCGACATCCGTAACTCATTGGCACGGTTGAATTCGATGGTTGAGGAAAACATCGAAGGCAACCGCGTGGTGAAGGCCTTCGTGCGTGAACCCTATGAGACGAAGGTGTTTGACAGGCATAACGACGACTACATGCAGCGCAACATGAAGCTCGCATACAACAGCCGCAGGTACATGCCGTGGATGGATGGCTCGTCGTTCATCCTGCAACTCATAACGCTGGTATTCGGGGGCTGGCTCATCATCGACGGCAAGATGACGCTTGGTGACCTGGTCGTGTTCAACAGCTATCTGTGGATGATCGACGGTCCGGTCCGTCAGTCCGGCTGGCTGGTGAACGACATCGAGCGGTTCAACGCATCATGCATCAAGATCCGCTCGTTGCTGACGTCGAAATCGAATATCGTCGAACGTCTCGATGCGGATGCATCGGTGAATCGAGCCTTGCAGATCCGCAAGCAGGTTGGCGAGTCGAGCGTGCTTACTCCAGGAAGAATCAGCGGCGAGATCCGCTTCGAGCATGTGAGCTTTGCATTCGCAGACGATCCAGGGACTCCGATTCTCAAGGATCTGGACTTCTTCGTTCCTGTCGGATCCAAGCTGGGGATACTCGGCGAGACAGGCGCCGGCAAATCCACTCTGGTCAATCTCATCGCGCGTTTCTATGACCCGACCGCAGGACGGGTGCTGCTTGACGGCATCGATGCACGCGACTGGCCGATCGCCCAGCTTCGTTCGCAGGTGAGCATCGTCGCCCAGGAGACCTTCCTGTTCTCGGACACGATCGACAGCAACATCGCATTCGGCATGGATGCGCGCGATGAGCAGCACGTGCGCAACATGGCTTCGGTCGCGGGTGCCGACAGCTTCATCCGCAACATGCCAGAAGGCTACAACACGATTGTGGGAGAGCGTGGCGTCGGGCTGTCAGGCGGGCAGAAGCAGCGTTTGAGCCTGGCCAGGGCCTTGGCCGACGACCCTTCCATCCTGATTCTTGACGACACCACCTCTGCCGTCGACATGGAGACGGAAGCGCTCATCCAAGAGCATCTGCGGGATCTCGACAACAAGAAAACGATAGTGACGATCGCCCATAGGATCTCTTCGATCAAGGATTGCGATCTGATCCTTGTGCTCGAGCATGGACAGATAGTCGAACGGGGCAACCATGAGCAGCTGGTCGCCGATCACGGCAGATACTGGGAAATCTACAGCAAGCAATTAGGCCTGCAATCAGGTCAGTCCGCAGGGTACGAGGACTAGGGGACACAGAATACGATGGCGAAGAAAATACACGACGTCAGCCAGGACCGCAATGCGGACCGGACGCACAACGCTCGACAGCAACGCAACACATTCCGCGAGGACGAGGATCTCGAAGAGCAGATCAACGTTCACGACATAGCCCGGGTAGGGGCATATCTCAAGCCGTATCTTGGCAAGGTCATGAAGATTCTGGCAGTGGTCATCACGATGAGCTGCATAGACGTCGCGATACCGTATCTGACGAAGATAGTCATAGACTCGGTGATTCCATCCAAAAGCGTCCGTGACCTGCTGATTCTCGGAGCGATATTCCTTGTGGCCGTCGTCGCATACGAGCTATGCCTGAGATACCGCACGGTTTCGATAACCTTGGTCGGTCAGCTGCTGCTCAAGGATATGCGTCGCCAGCTGTTCACCCATATCCAGACATTGCCTTTCTCATACTTCGACTCGCGCCCGCACGGCAAGATTCTGATCAGAGTGGTGAACTATGTCAACACGCTCTCTGACACCCTGAGCTCAGGTCTGATCAGCGTCATCTCAGACGTGTTCACCTTCATCATCACGCTTATCGTGATGTTCGCGATCGATTGGAGACTCGCCCTCTGGTCATTGCTGCTGTTCCCCGCGCTTCTGGTATGGGTCCGGATCCTGCAGCATTTCCAGCGCAAGGCATATCAGGTGCTTTCCAACAAGCAGAGCAACCTGAATGCATATGTGCACGAGTCGATTGCGGGTGTGAAGACGACGCAGACATTCGCCCAGGAGAGCTCGCAGTTCCAGACTTTCCAGGAGCAGCAGAGCGACGTTCGAGCCTCGTGGATGAAGGCAGTGCACATCCAGTTCCTCATGTGGCCCGGCGTTCAGGTCATCTCGTCGATGACCATCGCGCTGATCTACTATCTCGGCATCATGAGCTTCGCTGGCGTCAATGTCACCACAGGCGTGCTCATCGCATTCGTGGGGTATGCAAATAATTTCTGGAACCCGGTCATCAACATCGGCAACTTCTATAACCAGCTCATCACATGCTCGGCGTACCTTGAGCGCATCTTCGAGACGCTGGATGTCAGGTCCGAGATCCAGGACAGGCCCGATGCCGTCGAGTTGCCACAGATACGTGGACAGGTCGATTTCAACGATGTCGTATTCCGATATGAGCCGGAAGGACGCAACATCCTGAATCTGGTGGACCTCCACGTCGAACCGGGCAGGACGGTTGCACTCGTCGGACCGACAGGGGCCGGAAAGACGACGATCATCAACCTGCTGTCACGATTCTATGATGTGGCAGAAGGTTCGGTGAAGGTCGATGGCTACGATGTCCGCGATGTCACGCTGGACTCGCTTCGCAAGCAGATGGGGGTGATGCTGCAGGATACGTTCATCTTCACCGGCACCATCAAGGACAACATCCGATATGGCAGGTTGAATGCGAGCGATGATGAGATCGTCGCCGCATCCAAGGCAGTGCATGCCGACGAATTCATCAATGGGCTTCCCCATGGATATGACACCTACATCGAGGAGAGGGGTTCCACGCTTTCCAGCGGTCAGCGTCAGCTCGTCGCCTTTGCAAGGGTTCTGCTTGCAGATCCACGCATCCTGATTCTGGACGAGGCCACCAGCAGCATCGATACCCAGACCGAGGAGGCATTGCAGGCCGGTCTTGCGCATCTGCTGAAGGGCAGGACCTCGTTCATCATCGCGCACAGGCTGTCAACCATCGAGAATGCCGACGAGATCTTCTACATCGATCATGGCAGAATCGTGGAGCATGGAACGCACCAGCAGCTCCTGACGCTGAAGAAGGCGTACTACCGTCTCTATGAGTCGCAGTATGCCATGATCAAGACCGCGAACGGAGTCGCGGACTCAGCACATTGACGATCCGCGCCGGATGGGTGCCGGGGCCGATAGAGGGAGCGCACTGGGGTGAAGCGCGATGAAAGCGCGAACTTTCAGCATGCTTCCATATCGCTGTGCTTGATATAGTCGGAATATGATGTTCACAGGAATCGAGGAATGAGATGCGCTCCAAGAAAATGAGAAACGAGCGCATCGAGTTCCTTCGAGTCTGTGCGATCATTGGCATCTCAGCATTTCATGTGCTGCTCGCCTGGTTTCAGCAGGCCTCTGGTCTGGATGCCATCCACCCTCAGGCCGTCGCCTCCCATGCGAATCTTCTTGCGGAGTCCTTTCCTTCCATGTGGCTGATGAGCGTGGTCAATCTGCTTGGCGCATGGGGAAACCATGTCTTCTACATGATTTCTGGATTCTTCCTGATATCCTCGTTGGCAGCTCAGTCGAGACAGGTCGGATTCTGGCGTCAGCAGTGCGTCGCCACGCTCAGGCGCTGCGTGGTCATCATCGTCACCCTGGCGTTCTATGCGGGCATCGCACTGCTTGTCAATGCATATGTCATGCCGATTCCCGGGGTCGGCGCTTCGACCTGGCTGGGAATGGACCTTGAATTCATATGGCTCTATCTCATATTTGTGGCCATAGCCCCCGCCATTGCATGGGCGATCGAGCGCATCGGCAGTTTCAGGGCTGAGATGCTGGTCGTCGCCATGCTCGTCGTGGTGTATCTGCTCAACGGATACATAGCCTTCTTCGATCAGGGCAATCTGGACGGGCGCGGTCTGGGGGATTGGCGCAAGCAGATGAGTGCCATAACCTATCTGTTCTCCTTCGTTTTCGCAGGTCTGATAGGCAGGCGTCTGAGGGAGGCACAGTCATCGGCCGAGGATTCGAAGCTGCATGGCCTTGTGGAATGCATGAAGTCGCCGAAGGTACTGAAATGGCTGATTCTCGTGGCGTGCGCGTGCATCGTCATGCTGACAGGCATCCTTGCCTTCTCAAGGCGCAATGATCTGCTCTATGCGCTCTCCTTCAAATCGACCTCGGTGCTTTCCTTCGTGATGGCGCTCCTTGCGCTTCTCATATGCGCACTGCCCGAGCGGTCCGTCAGACTGGACTCGCAGAGCGGATCTCGATTCATCGCAGCCATCAACGTGCTCGCTCCTGGAATCCTGGGCTTCTACATAGCCCAGTCGCTGATGCACGAGCTCTGGTACAAGGCAAGCTACTACGTCATGCATGGCTTGCTGGCACAGGCAACCAGGCTCAGTGGTGTGGCGGGCTCTGGCATGCTGGTGGTCTTTTTTGGATTCGCCATACTGTTCGCAGCTGCATTCGCCTCGTTCGTATGCCTCTTCGACCGTTTCTCTCGGCAGCCAGTATTGCGAATGCTGCGGCTCTCTCACTAGCCTGGTTCCTCAGACCTTTCCCTTCATGCCCACCGCGCATCATTATTACCGGAATGTATCGAGTGTAAATGGTTTAATACCCCAATATTTCAATCTTCTAGACCCAGTTAATTTGGCGCTCTTAGCATAAGGGCACGCATTGAGGGAATCGAAGCGTGCGATGTTCATGCGGAACAGCGTTCTAGGCTGATCGTTCAACAGAAATCAAGGGGAAGAAGTTGACGTCATGATGTTAAGAAATCTTCTGATAAAGGCATTGGCGGTCACGACATGCAGCGCCATCGGACTTACGCTCGCCGCCTGCGGTGGATCGAGTTCGAATGCGGCTGACACCAAGGCTGCGACCGCGACGAGTGCCAAGGATCTTGGTGGAATGACGGCTCTGGTCAAGGCCGCAAAGGCAGAGGGGACCATCACTCTGATCGCCTGCCCGGATGACTGGGCCAACTGGGGGAACATCATCAAACTCTTCGAGAGCAAATACGGCATCAAGGTCAATTCCACGAATCCAGAGGCATCGAGTGCCGAAGAGATCAAGGCCGCCAAGGATCTCAAAGGGCAGAAGAACGCGCCTGACGTGTTTGACCTTGGCTCGTCGGTCGCAACGACCAACACCAGCTACTATGCTCCGTACAAGGTCTCGAACTGGAGTCAGATTCCAACGGCCAACAAGGAAACCACCGGATTGTACGTCAACGATTATACGGGTGTCATCTCAATCGGATATGACTCGTCGAAGGTGAGCGCTCCAAAGAGTCTGAACGATCTGCTGAAATCTCAATACAAGGGAAAGGTCGCGATAAACGGAGACCCGACTCAGGCTGGGGCTGCGTTTGCCGCAGTGGGGTGGGCGACCCTGCAG
Protein-coding sequences here:
- a CDS encoding acyltransferase family protein; this translates as MRSKKMRNERIEFLRVCAIIGISAFHVLLAWFQQASGLDAIHPQAVASHANLLAESFPSMWLMSVVNLLGAWGNHVFYMISGFFLISSLAAQSRQVGFWRQQCVATLRRCVVIIVTLAFYAGIALLVNAYVMPIPGVGASTWLGMDLEFIWLYLIFVAIAPAIAWAIERIGSFRAEMLVVAMLVVVYLLNGYIAFFDQGNLDGRGLGDWRKQMSAITYLFSFVFAGLIGRRLREAQSSAEDSKLHGLVECMKSPKVLKWLILVACACIVMLTGILAFSRRNDLLYALSFKSTSVLSFVMALLALLICALPERSVRLDSQSGSRFIAAINVLAPGILGFYIAQSLMHELWYKASYYVMHGLLAQATRLSGVAGSGMLVVFFGFAILFAAAFASFVCLFDRFSRQPVLRMLRLSH
- a CDS encoding ABC transporter ATP-binding protein, with protein sequence MYVNTNNNTDANNYRWIMPYCRPDLPRVAAAAVLFIVDKIMVMMVPIIAGMIVDQVIVDHHQDRLVRLCLFMIGVTAIRVCARYGYQMIMERFGQNSIFRLVSDEYEKLHGLDFPYFNHTRTGDIMSRMTSDTDAIRHFLSWVLYNATDCIFLFVGSLIMMFTIDWRLALALACVTPFLYFFTRGLSRHAHPLFFDIRNSLARLNSMVEENIEGNRVVKAFVREPYETKVFDRHNDDYMQRNMKLAYNSRRYMPWMDGSSFILQLITLVFGGWLIIDGKMTLGDLVVFNSYLWMIDGPVRQSGWLVNDIERFNASCIKIRSLLTSKSNIVERLDADASVNRALQIRKQVGESSVLTPGRISGEIRFEHVSFAFADDPGTPILKDLDFFVPVGSKLGILGETGAGKSTLVNLIARFYDPTAGRVLLDGIDARDWPIAQLRSQVSIVAQETFLFSDTIDSNIAFGMDARDEQHVRNMASVAGADSFIRNMPEGYNTIVGERGVGLSGGQKQRLSLARALADDPSILILDDTTSAVDMETEALIQEHLRDLDNKKTIVTIAHRISSIKDCDLILVLEHGQIVERGNHEQLVADHGRYWEIYSKQLGLQSGQSAGYED
- a CDS encoding ABC transporter substrate-binding protein; amino-acid sequence: MMLRNLLIKALAVTTCSAIGLTLAACGGSSSNAADTKAATATSAKDLGGMTALVKAAKAEGTITLIACPDDWANWGNIIKLFESKYGIKVNSTNPEASSAEEIKAAKDLKGQKNAPDVFDLGSSVATTNTSYYAPYKVSNWSQIPTANKETTGLYVNDYTGVISIGYDSSKVSAPKSLNDLLKSQYKGKVAINGDPTQAGAAFAAVGWATLQEGGSLNDFSKGINFFKKLKAAGNFLTVGATSSTIASGETPVVIDWNYLNVAAAKQNSNYKTVVFKKNAYGAYYNQAINKNAPHPAAARLWEEFVYSSQVQNQFLKSGALPVLAKSMEKDKTIDASALSKAGGLPDPINLASNKQTDAANTLLSQQWSAIAAS
- a CDS encoding ABC transporter ATP-binding protein, with the translated sequence MAKKIHDVSQDRNADRTHNARQQRNTFREDEDLEEQINVHDIARVGAYLKPYLGKVMKILAVVITMSCIDVAIPYLTKIVIDSVIPSKSVRDLLILGAIFLVAVVAYELCLRYRTVSITLVGQLLLKDMRRQLFTHIQTLPFSYFDSRPHGKILIRVVNYVNTLSDTLSSGLISVISDVFTFIITLIVMFAIDWRLALWSLLLFPALLVWVRILQHFQRKAYQVLSNKQSNLNAYVHESIAGVKTTQTFAQESSQFQTFQEQQSDVRASWMKAVHIQFLMWPGVQVISSMTIALIYYLGIMSFAGVNVTTGVLIAFVGYANNFWNPVINIGNFYNQLITCSAYLERIFETLDVRSEIQDRPDAVELPQIRGQVDFNDVVFRYEPEGRNILNLVDLHVEPGRTVALVGPTGAGKTTIINLLSRFYDVAEGSVKVDGYDVRDVTLDSLRKQMGVMLQDTFIFTGTIKDNIRYGRLNASDDEIVAASKAVHADEFINGLPHGYDTYIEERGSTLSSGQRQLVAFARVLLADPRILILDEATSSIDTQTEEALQAGLAHLLKGRTSFIIAHRLSTIENADEIFYIDHGRIVEHGTHQQLLTLKKAYYRLYESQYAMIKTANGVADSAH